The following proteins are co-located in the Planococcus plakortidis genome:
- a CDS encoding acyl-CoA dehydrogenase family protein has translation MDFEHSEEQKMLRKTVRKFVDEEIMPHIKDWDIKGSFPEEIWQRLADLGLMGVCIPEVYGGSGMDYNSLAIVCEELERGDTTFRTAVSVHTGLNSLSLLQWGTEEQKQQFLIPQAKGEKIGAFGLTEPGAGSDVAALSTTAKRDGDDYVLNGQKTWISLCDQADHFLIFAYTDKEKTHGGISAFIVERGRAGFSSKAIKGKYGIRAGNTGELFMEDVRIPSSNRLGEEGEGFKIAMASLDNGRFTVAAGACGLMMACLEASLDYCKTRTTFGKPIGEHQLVQQMLANMEAGYQMSRLLVYRAGELKNNGKRNTRETSLAKWQACDFANKAADDAVQIHGAYGYSDDYPVARYLRNSKAPVIYEGTREIHTLMQAEYVLGKRQDKELNRMLPAWPFG, from the coding sequence ATGGATTTTGAACATAGCGAAGAACAAAAGATGCTGCGTAAAACCGTCCGGAAGTTTGTCGATGAAGAAATAATGCCACATATAAAAGACTGGGACATCAAGGGGAGTTTCCCGGAAGAAATCTGGCAGCGCCTGGCCGATCTCGGGCTTATGGGGGTATGCATTCCCGAAGTTTACGGCGGCAGCGGCATGGATTATAATTCGCTCGCGATCGTCTGCGAAGAACTGGAGCGCGGCGATACCACATTCCGCACGGCTGTTTCGGTGCATACCGGTTTGAATTCACTATCGCTTTTGCAATGGGGAACGGAAGAACAAAAACAGCAGTTTTTGATCCCACAGGCGAAAGGCGAAAAAATTGGCGCCTTCGGATTGACGGAGCCAGGAGCCGGCTCGGATGTGGCGGCACTTTCGACAACGGCCAAACGCGATGGGGACGATTACGTACTGAACGGGCAAAAAACTTGGATTTCACTCTGCGATCAAGCAGACCATTTCCTCATCTTCGCCTATACCGATAAGGAAAAAACGCATGGCGGCATTTCGGCATTTATCGTGGAACGTGGACGGGCAGGGTTTTCTTCCAAAGCCATCAAAGGAAAATACGGCATACGTGCCGGCAATACGGGTGAATTGTTCATGGAGGATGTGCGCATCCCGTCAAGCAACCGGCTCGGCGAAGAAGGCGAAGGGTTCAAGATTGCGATGGCGTCACTGGACAATGGCCGTTTCACGGTCGCTGCCGGCGCATGCGGCTTGATGATGGCCTGTCTGGAAGCATCCCTGGATTACTGCAAGACACGGACGACCTTCGGCAAGCCGATCGGTGAGCATCAACTGGTGCAACAGATGCTCGCCAATATGGAAGCAGGCTATCAGATGAGCCGCTTGCTTGTCTACCGGGCGGGTGAATTGAAGAACAACGGCAAGCGCAATACGCGTGAAACCTCGCTTGCAAAATGGCAGGCATGTGATTTTGCCAATAAAGCCGCAGACGATGCGGTCCAAATTCACGGTGCCTACGGTTATTCCGATGATTATCCCGTCGCCCGCTACTTGCGCAATTCCAAAGCGCCGGTCATCTA
- a CDS encoding saccharopine dehydrogenase family protein has product MKFAVLGAGLMGKQAARDLLRNEQVEKVILADRTTEKAEAFRRQLGDSRLEIAKMDAGRDDELKQVIAQADVVINALFYTFNEKVAKLAIECGVHSVDLGGHIGGATDKVLAMHEQASSQGVTIIPDLGVAPGMINILTGYGASQLDEVESIRIYVGGIPLHPEPPLEYKHVFSLEGVFDHYTDPSHVIRGGELEEVESLSEIEPIAFEGFGELEAFHTSGGTSTLTKTFQDVDSLEYKTIRYRGHADKFRLLVELGLTDHEGKVTAGGHEVSLREVLLKVLEPITELGDEKDAVLLRVTVSGVKEQEECTYRYEMVTIRDESTGVTAMAQATAYSISVVAQMIADGRIQKRGVYPPEQIVPGAEYIAEMKKRGVNIHETVQRATHHN; this is encoded by the coding sequence ATGAAATTTGCGGTACTCGGAGCTGGATTGATGGGAAAACAAGCAGCGCGTGATTTACTTCGCAACGAGCAGGTAGAGAAAGTGATTCTGGCGGACCGGACTACGGAAAAAGCGGAAGCGTTCCGCCGGCAATTGGGCGATTCCCGGCTGGAAATCGCCAAGATGGATGCCGGCCGTGACGACGAACTGAAGCAAGTCATCGCACAGGCGGATGTCGTGATCAATGCGCTATTCTATACATTTAATGAGAAAGTAGCGAAACTTGCGATTGAATGCGGTGTTCATTCGGTCGATCTCGGAGGGCATATCGGCGGTGCTACGGATAAGGTGCTCGCCATGCATGAGCAAGCGTCGAGCCAAGGCGTGACCATCATCCCCGACCTGGGCGTTGCGCCAGGAATGATCAATATTTTAACCGGCTATGGTGCGAGTCAATTGGACGAGGTCGAATCGATCCGGATTTATGTCGGGGGCATACCGCTCCATCCGGAACCGCCGCTCGAATACAAACACGTTTTCTCGCTCGAAGGCGTTTTCGACCATTACACCGACCCGTCGCATGTCATCCGCGGCGGTGAACTGGAAGAAGTCGAATCGTTATCGGAAATCGAGCCGATCGCATTTGAAGGCTTCGGCGAGTTGGAAGCGTTCCATACATCCGGCGGCACGTCGACTTTGACGAAAACGTTCCAGGATGTGGATTCGCTGGAATACAAAACGATCCGTTACCGGGGACACGCCGATAAGTTTCGCTTACTTGTCGAATTGGGCTTGACGGATCATGAAGGAAAAGTGACCGCAGGCGGGCATGAAGTGTCACTCCGCGAAGTATTGCTGAAAGTGCTCGAGCCGATTACGGAACTCGGTGACGAGAAAGATGCCGTGCTTTTGCGCGTGACGGTTTCCGGCGTGAAAGAGCAAGAGGAGTGCACATACCGATATGAAATGGTAACCATTCGCGATGAGTCAACCGGTGTGACGGCGATGGCGCAGGCCACGGCCTACAGCATTTCCGTGGTGGCGCAGATGATCGCCGATGGGCGCATCCAAAAACGCGGCGTCTATCCACCGGAACAGATTGTGCCGGGTGCTGAATACATCGCCGAAATGAAGAAGCGCGGCGTAAACATACACGAAACAGTGCAGCGGGCAACGCATCACAACTAG